One Aquisediminimonas profunda genomic region harbors:
- the rapZ gene encoding RNase adapter RapZ produces MNAGARPDRILLVTGMSGAGKSTALKTFEDMGWEVVDNLPFALLARLLETQPPAGAQGSRPLAIGIDSRTRGFDAGAILERVAAMRKLNRENIVILFLDCSGAELERRYSETRRRHPLAPDRPASDGIARERELIAQLRRSADQVIDTTASTTNDLRLELRNRFALHGEADPALTVMSFGFARGLPRNADLVFDMRFLRNPHWDDELRPLTGRDERVAFHVRADPAYAEASSRIADLLLFLLPRYREEGKSYVTVAFGCTGGRHRSVHFAEMMSTRLRDAGFSPTIVHRDLDLPADDAFEAMSGRGQEQTGLQAKNR; encoded by the coding sequence ATGAACGCTGGCGCACGCCCGGACAGAATTCTGCTCGTGACTGGCATGTCAGGCGCCGGGAAGTCGACTGCGCTCAAGACGTTTGAAGATATGGGCTGGGAGGTCGTCGACAATCTGCCGTTTGCCCTGCTTGCTCGCCTTCTGGAAACCCAACCTCCAGCGGGTGCTCAGGGCAGCAGGCCTTTGGCGATCGGCATCGACAGTCGAACGCGCGGATTCGACGCCGGAGCGATCCTTGAGCGGGTTGCCGCCATGCGCAAATTGAACCGCGAGAATATCGTGATTCTTTTTCTCGACTGCTCGGGTGCGGAACTCGAACGACGCTATTCGGAAACGCGTCGGCGACACCCGCTTGCCCCGGATCGGCCCGCTAGCGATGGCATCGCCCGCGAACGCGAACTCATTGCTCAGTTGCGGCGTTCGGCAGATCAGGTCATCGACACGACGGCGAGCACCACCAACGATCTGCGACTAGAGCTCCGCAATCGCTTTGCCTTGCATGGAGAGGCTGACCCCGCGCTCACGGTCATGTCCTTCGGCTTTGCCCGGGGCTTGCCTCGCAACGCAGACCTTGTTTTTGACATGCGCTTCCTCCGCAATCCCCATTGGGATGACGAGTTGCGTCCCTTGACGGGGCGGGACGAACGCGTCGCATTCCATGTCCGTGCCGACCCGGCCTATGCCGAAGCCAGTTCCCGCATAGCAGATTTGCTCCTGTTCCTGCTGCCGCGATATCGCGAAGAAGGAAAATCCTACGTTACAGTCGCGTTCGGGTGTACCGGAGGGAGACACAGATCGGTTCACTTTGCCGAAATGATGTCTACCCGGTTGCGTGACGCGGGATTTTCCCCCACCATAGTGCACCGAGATCTTGACCTTCCTGCGGACGACGCGTTCGAGGCAATGTCAGGACGGGGGCAAGAACAGACAGGTTTGCAGGCGAAAAATCGATGA
- a CDS encoding HPr family phosphocarrier protein → MSAVVRTVLITNKRGLHARASAKFVTMASGIGARVEVEKDGAKVVGTSIMGLMMLGAAMGDEITISADGDGAEAAVTSLAELVEAKFHEAE, encoded by the coding sequence ATGAGTGCCGTGGTCCGCACAGTCCTGATCACCAACAAGCGCGGCCTCCATGCGCGGGCGAGTGCCAAGTTCGTGACCATGGCGAGCGGCATTGGCGCGCGCGTTGAAGTCGAAAAGGACGGCGCAAAAGTCGTTGGGACATCGATCATGGGACTGATGATGCTGGGCGCTGCGATGGGAGACGAGATCACCATCAGCGCAGACGGCGATGGAGCAGAGGCCGCTGTGACCTCGCTCGCGGAACTGGTCGAGGCAAAATTTCACGAGGCGGAGTGA
- a CDS encoding PTS sugar transporter subunit IIA, whose translation MIGLVLVTHGRLAVEFVTAMEHVVGPQDAVESICIGPDDDMEARRADIAAAVARVDQGRGVIILTDLFGGTPSNLAISLMESGRIEVIAGVNLPMLIRLEGARRTMSVVAAVAAAREAGRKYISVASEVLGEAAA comes from the coding sequence ATGATCGGGTTGGTGTTGGTGACGCATGGCCGTCTCGCGGTAGAATTCGTGACGGCAATGGAACATGTGGTTGGACCGCAAGATGCCGTTGAAAGCATCTGTATCGGCCCAGATGATGATATGGAGGCGCGCCGCGCCGATATTGCCGCAGCCGTCGCTCGTGTCGATCAGGGTCGCGGCGTAATCATCCTGACAGACCTGTTCGGCGGCACACCATCAAACCTGGCCATTTCTCTCATGGAATCAGGCCGGATCGAAGTGATTGCAGGGGTCAACCTCCCCATGCTCATCCGTCTTGAGGGTGCACGGCGGACAATGAGCGTCGTTGCAGCCGTTGCCGCGGCGCGAGAGGCAGGTCGCAAATATATTTCGGTCGCATCGGAAGTTCTGGGTGAAGCTGCCGCATGA
- a CDS encoding HPr kinase/phosphorylase: MTALSSETVHASTVSINGHAILISGRPGSGKSDLALRLIDRGAVLVSDDYTIVTRSDGKLLASPPETIRGRIEVRGIGLVKMPHESAVPVALVIDIDEPVPRMPEPDLTRLLADIEVPTFAISAYEASAPIKVELLLKGIVGE, encoded by the coding sequence ATGACTGCGCTCTCGTCCGAAACTGTTCATGCGTCAACCGTGTCCATCAACGGACATGCCATTCTGATTTCAGGCAGGCCAGGAAGCGGAAAATCAGACCTTGCCCTGCGGTTGATTGACCGAGGTGCGGTGCTGGTCAGCGATGATTACACGATTGTGACGCGATCGGATGGAAAGCTCCTTGCCTCGCCGCCTGAAACCATTCGCGGCAGGATAGAAGTCCGCGGTATCGGACTGGTGAAAATGCCACATGAATCGGCAGTGCCTGTGGCGCTGGTGATCGACATCGACGAACCCGTACCCCGCATGCCGGAGCCAGACTTGACGCGTTTATTGGCAGATATTGAGGTCCCTACATTTGCAATTTCAGCCTATGAGGCCTCGGCTCCGATCAAGGTCGAGCTGCTGCTAAAGGGAATTGTCGGGGAATGA
- a CDS encoding TrmH family RNA methyltransferase: MPREITGFSNPLVKQVKSLRDKKHRRAEGLFLAEGLRILTEALEAGIAPRMLWHAPETAGHPLLEKLAHATEAAGGEVFVTSTDILSKLSGKDNPGAVIGVYPEMLTPLAALDRTAAGIWLVAERLRDPGNLGTILRTGDAVGAGGLILIDDCTDPFSVEAVRASMGAIFTQKVSTARWPDFLDWLRSGPGQLVGTSLNTENDYQDPHYEAPTFLLIGNESQGLPEAYERECDLLVKMPMLGKADSLNAAMATAVMAYEVLNQRRPR; the protein is encoded by the coding sequence GTGCCTCGCGAAATCACCGGTTTCTCGAATCCTCTGGTCAAGCAGGTCAAGAGCCTGCGAGACAAGAAGCACCGTCGCGCTGAGGGACTGTTTCTGGCGGAAGGCTTGCGAATACTGACTGAGGCGCTGGAGGCCGGCATCGCACCGCGCATGCTCTGGCATGCCCCTGAAACTGCTGGCCATCCTTTACTCGAGAAACTCGCTCATGCGACCGAAGCGGCTGGTGGCGAGGTGTTCGTTACTTCAACCGATATTCTCTCGAAATTGTCCGGCAAGGACAATCCCGGCGCAGTAATTGGCGTCTACCCTGAAATGCTGACACCGCTTGCGGCGCTCGACAGGACTGCCGCCGGAATCTGGCTGGTGGCGGAGCGATTGCGCGATCCCGGCAATCTCGGCACAATTCTGAGGACCGGAGACGCTGTTGGTGCTGGCGGTCTGATCCTGATCGATGATTGCACCGACCCCTTTTCGGTTGAAGCGGTGCGCGCAAGCATGGGCGCGATCTTCACGCAGAAAGTTTCAACCGCTCGCTGGCCGGATTTTCTCGACTGGCTCCGCTCGGGTCCTGGCCAACTCGTGGGCACAAGTCTCAACACAGAGAACGACTATCAGGACCCGCACTATGAGGCCCCGACCTTCCTTCTGATCGGGAATGAATCACAAGGCCTTCCAGAGGCTTATGAGAGAGAGTGCGATCTTCTTGTGAAGATGCCGATGCTGGGCAAGGCGGACAGCCTCAACGCAGCAATGGCGACTGCTGTGATGGCCTATGAAGTCTTGAACCAGCGACGCCCGCGCTAG